One region of Primulina tabacum isolate GXHZ01 chromosome 1, ASM2559414v2, whole genome shotgun sequence genomic DNA includes:
- the LOC142532195 gene encoding type I inositol polyphosphate 5-phosphatase 5-like — MATATCSCSSNPTTTPENSVKCDKKKKSIIPKIFGSKRDSREGSEEDLVPSDGNETDLNKKIITSRKKTFLETSSSARQGFQGRHGAGIEGLNLSCYDDLTMEEPTVIQDIRVFAATWNVGGKTPNPELNLEDFLQLEGSSDIYVLGFQEIVPLSPGNVLVIEDNEPASKWLALISHALNKQYHESAYSSDSSTNSVHSNYTKTESKSNLFSKPSLKALNKNLRAENNFVKRCNCSWDPTVSNRRRAMKLSDPACASEPDVRDPNVDEFLSAAESCMLKKFKYQVVASKQMVGLFVSIWARKQLLKDIGHVRISCVGRGIMGYLGNKGCISISMTLHQTSFCFVCSHLASGEKEGDELRRNADVAEILKSTQFSRICKSPIGRMPQRIIGHDRMIWLGDLNYRVGLSYEETRLLLEDNDWDSLLEKDQLNTERESGRVFSGWNEGKISFAPTYKYSHNSDSYTGETVKSKKKRRTPAWCDRILWRGSGIEQLSYVRGESRFSDHRPVCAVFAVEVETKINRNSISKLLRKGYSCTATNLEYEDCILQRHSFYEL, encoded by the exons ATGGCTACGGCCACCTGCAGCTGTTCCAGCAATCCCACGACCACCCCAGAAAATTCTGTCAAATGCGATAAGAAAAAGAag TCTATCATTCCAAAGATTTTTGGTTCAAAGAGAGATAGCAGAGAGGGTTCAGAAGAGGACCTTGTTCCATCGGATGGAAATGAAACTG atttgaataaaaagatCATCACATCAAGGAAGAAAACTTTCTTGGAGACGTCAAGTTCCGCAAGGCAAGGTTTTCAAG GAAGGCATGGTGCCGGGATCGAAGGCCTGAACCTGTCGTGTTATGATGATCTAACAATGGAAGAACCTACTGTAATTCAAGACATTCG GGTTTTCGCAGCGACATGGAATGTTGGGGGGAAGACTCCTAACCCGGAACTCAATCTTGAGGATTTCTTGCAGTTGGAGGGTTCTTCAGACATTTACGTGCTCGG GTTTCAAGAAATTGTTCCATTAAGCCCTGGAAATGTACTAGTAATAGAAGACAATGAGCCAGCATCAAAATGGCTTGCACTTATAAGCCATGCACTCAATAAACAATACCATGAATCAGCCTACTCTTCAGATTCAAGCACAAATTCAGTACATTCGAATTACACGAAAACCGAATCGAAATCTAATCTCTTTAGCAAGCCATCTTTGAAAGCGCTCAACAAGAATCTGAGGGCAGAGAATAATTTCGTAAAGAGGTGCAACTGTTCATGGGATCCCACAGTTTCGAATAGAAGGCGAGCAATGAAGCTTAGTGATCCAGCTTGTGCATCGGAACCTGATGTTCGTGATCCGAATGTAGATGAATTCCTTTCAGCAGCTGAAAGTTGTATGCTTAAAAAGTTCAAGTATCAAGTGGTGGCTAGCAAGCAAATGGTGGGGCTCTTCGTTTCGATCTGGGCTCGAAAACAACTATTAAAAGATATTGGTCATGTAAGAATTTCTTGTGTTGGAAGAGGAATCATGGGCTATCTGGGCAATAAG GGCTGTATATCTATAAGCATGACATTGCACCAAACAAGCTTTTGCTTCGTGTGCAGTCATCTGGCTTCCGGAGAGAAGGAAGGAGACGAGTTGAGAAGAAACGCCGATGTAGCTGAGATCTTGAAGTCCACACAATTTTCTAGGATTTGCAAATCCCCTATCGGCCGAATGCCCCAAAGAATCATCGGTCACGA CCGTATGATCTGGCTAGGGGACTTGAATTATAGAGTGGGTTTGAGCTACGAAGAGACGAGGCTCCTGTTAGAGGACAATGATTGGGACTCACTCCTGGAGAAAGATCAG CTGAATACGGAGAGAGAAAGTGGAAGAGTGTTCAGTGGGTGGAATGAGGGTAAAATCTCGTTCGCACCCACTTATAAATACTCCCATAACTCAGATTCATACACAGGAGAGACTGTCAAATCCAAGAAGAAACGAAGAACCCCTGCATG GTGTGACAGAATTTTATGGCGTGGAAGTGGCATAGAACAACTGTCTTATGTACGAGGAGAATCGAGATTTTCCGATCATAGGCCAGTTTGTGCTGTGTTTGCTGTGGAAGTGGAGACCAAGATTAACAGAAACAGTATTTCGAAATTATTGAGAAAAGGTTATTCCTGCACAGCCACAAATTTAGAATACGAAGACTGCATACTCCAAAGGCACAGCTTTTATGAGCTTTAG